TCGGCTGGCCCACTACTGGCCGGTGCGGGCGGCGCGTCCGGTGGCCCTCAAGAAAGACCCCAGTTTGCCGTTTTTGACCGGCATGCGGATTCTGGACGTGCTGTTTCCGCTGGTGATGGGCGGCGCGGCGGCGATTCCCGGCCCCTTCGGCTCGGGCAAGACCGTGACCCAGCAGTCGGTGGCCAAGTACGGCAACGCCGACATCGTGGTGTACGTGGGCTGCGGCGAGCGCGGCAACGAGATGACCGACGTGCTGGTGGAATTCCCCGAACTGGAAGATCCCAAGACTGGCGGGCCCTTGATGCACCGCACCATCCTGATCGCAAACACCTCCAACATGCCGGTGGCGGCGCGTGAAGCCTCGGTCTACACCGGCATCACGCTGGCCGAGTACTTCCGCGACCAGGGCTATTCGGTGTCGCTGATGGCCGACAGCACCTCCCGCTGGGCTGAAGCGCTGCGCGAGATCAGCTCCCGCCTGGAAGAAATGCCCGCCGAAGAAGGCTACCCGCCTTACCTCTCGGCGCGTTTGGCTGCTTTCTACGAGCGTGCCGGAGCGGTCAAAACCCTGGCGGGCGAGGACGGCGCGGTCAGCGTGATCGGCGCAGTTTCACCTGCGGGCGGCGACATGTCCGAGCCCGTGACCCAGGCGACTCTCCGTATCACCGGCGCGTTCTGGCGCTTGGACGCGGGCCTGGCCCGCCGCCGCCACTTCCCGGCCATCAACTGGAACGGCTCGTACTCGCTGTTCACGCCGATTCTCGATAGCTGGTACCGCGCGAACGTCGGCGAGGACTTCCCCGAACTGCGCCAGCGTATCCAGAACCTGCTCCAGCAGGAAGCCAGCCTTCAGGAAGTCGTGCAGCTCGTCGGTCCCGATGCTCTGCAAGACAGCGAGCGGCTGGTCATCGAGGCGGGCCGGATGTTGAGACAGGACTTCCTTCAGCAAAACGGCTTCGACCCGGTGGACGCCTCGGCCTCCATGCCCAAGAACTACGGCCTGATGAAGATGATGCTCAAGTTCTACGACGAGGCCGACGCCAGCCTCAAGAACGGGGCCACCATTGACGAGATCATTCAGAACCCGGTGATCGAGAAGCTCAGCCGCGCCCGCTACGTCGCCGAGGCCGACTTCATGGCCTACGCCGAGGGAGTGATGGACGAGCTGGACACCACCTTCAAGACCAAATCCGCCCAAGGAGTGAAAGCGTGACCCTGCTCCAGAAGGAATACAACGACGTCGCCTATATTTCCGGGCCGCTCCTGTTCGTCAACGCGGCCTCGGACCTGGCCTACAACGCCATCGTCAACATCAAGGACGGCAACGGGCGCATTCGCGGCGGGCAGGTCATTGAGGTCAGCGACGAGCACGCCGTCATCCAGATTTTCGAGGACACGCGCGGCCTAGACCTCGCCACCGCCTCGGTAAGTCTGGTGGAAGATGTGGCCCGTTTGGGCGTCTCCAAGGACATGATCGGACGGCGCTTCGACGGCCTGGGCCGCCCCATCGACGGGCTGCCCAACGTGATCGCCGACGAGCGCCGCAGCATCAACGGCCAGGCCATGAACCCGGCCAGCCGTGCCAAGCCGGAAGAGTTCATTCAGACTGGCATCAGCACCATCGACATCAACACCTCGCTCATTCGCGGCCAGAAGCTGCCGATCTTCAGTGGAAGCGGTCTGCCCCATAACGAGCTGGCTGCCCAGATTGCCCGTCAGGCCAAGGTACCCGGCTCGGACGAACCGTTCGCGGTGGTCTTCGCGGCGATGGGACTGACCCAGCGCGAGGTGTCGTTCTTCACTCAGGAATTCGAGCGCACCGGCGCTCTGGCCCGCGCCGTGCTGTTCCTCAACAAGGCCGACGATCCCACCGTCGAGCGCATTCTGACGCCGCGCATGGCGCTGACCACCGCCGAGTACCTGGCCTTTGAGCACGGCTACCACGTGCTGGTGATCCTGACCGATTTGACCAACTACTGTGAGGCGCTGCGTGAAATCGGCGGCGCGCGCGAGGAAATCCCCGGACGGCGCGGCTTCCCCGGCTACATGTACACCGATTTGGCCTCGCTGTATGAGCGCGCGGGGGTCATTCAGGGCAAGCCCGGCTCGGTGACCCAGTTGCCGATTCTCTCGATGCCCGACGACGACATCACCCACCCGATTCCTGATCTCACCGGCTACATCACTGAAGGGCAGATCGTGGTGGACCGCACCCTGAACAGCAAGGGCATCTTCCCGCCGATCAACCCGCTGCCGAGCCTGTCGCGGCTGATGGGCAACGGCATCGGCAAGGGCAAGACGCGCGCCGACCACAAGAACGTGTCAGATCAGCTGTTTGCCGCCTACGCCAACGGTCTCGATTTGCGCAAACTCGTCGCCATCACGGGCGAGGACGCGCTGACCGAGAACGACAAGCTGTTCCTGCGCTTCGCCGAGGATTTCGAGAATTACTTCATCGGCCAGGGCGGACAGGACCGCAGCATCGAGGACTCGATGACGGTGGCCTGGGGCATTCTGAGCAAGCTGCCGCAGTCACAACTGACCCGTATCGGCAAGGACTCGATCGACAAGTACTACGGCACCAAGGTCGACGAGATGTGGAAGGGAAATAGGATGTAGGTGGTGGGCAGTGGGCGGTGGGGAGGAGTTGATCTTTCCGCGTCGCCCACCGCCTGAAACCCCAAAAGGGAGGTGAATCATGGCAGACATCAGTCCCACCCGCAGCGCCCTGCTGGCCGCCAAAGCCAGCCTCAAGACCGCCACCAGCGGTGCAGACCTGCTCAAGCGCAAGCGTGACGCCCTCATCGGTGAGTTCTTTGCGCTGATCAAGGACGCACTGGCCGCCCGCGAGGAGTTGTCGGGCGTCAGCAAGGGCGCGTATGTCTCGCTGTTCTCGGCCAAAGCCTGGGACAGTCCCGAGGCCGTCGAGAGCCTGAGTCTGGCGCAGGGCAGCGAGTACAGCGTCAACATGGAAATCGAGAGCATCTACGGCGTGAAAGTGCCGAAGATGCAGATTCCCGAGCGCAACACCGCCGCCGCATTCAGTCCGATCAACGTCGGTTCGCGCACCATCCAGGCCGCCACCGACTTTCAGACCGTCATGAGCGCGCTGGTGAAGGTGGCCGCCACCGAGACCAAGCTGCGGCGCATCGGCGAGGAGATCAAAAAGACCTCACGCCGCGTCAACGCGCTGGAACAGGTGGTTATTCCCGGTGTGCTCAACGAGATCCGTTTCATTCGCGGGGTACTCGATCAGCGCGAACGCGAGGAGAGCTTCCGCCTCAAGAAAATCAAGGCCAAGCTGGAGCGCGAGGCTGCCGCCAATAAGAAAGCGGCAAAAGAAGCGCAAGCTGCCGACTGAGCGTTGCTTTATACCGAAGCCGCCGTTTCCTGATGGGGACGGCGGTTTTCTCATTCCTCCGGCGAGTCGGCCAGTTTCCGAGCGGCGGCTTCCAGATGCGCCCGTGCTGCCGCTTCTAGCCCTGCAAATTCTGGCGTGCTGTAAACCTGCTCCTGGCTCAGAAAGTGCTGCAAGATGGCCTGCCGCCCGCTCCGGTAAGCGGGCCAGGGCACAAAAGCATATTCCTGCCGGATGGACTGCTCATAGGCCCAGAAGTCTGCATCGGCAGCGCCAAAAACTGCCAGGTCGGCGTCCACGATCAGGGCGGCGGTGGGGGTCTGTGGCGGCGTGTCGTGCCGGGTCGCCAGGATCAGCGCCGCCACCTCCTGCCGGAGCTCGGGGGACGCGCCCTGCACTGTGAGCCATTCGCCAAACACCTGCGCGCTGCGCTCCTCGTTGTCATTCCTGGCCGGGTCGTAGATCAGATCGTGGCCCCAGACCGCCAGTTCCAGCGGCAGCAGCAGGTCGGTTCGCGACTTCAGGGCGACCAGCATGTGTTCGACATGGTGGAGATTGTGGTAGGCCCGCCCGGCTTCCGAGTAGAACGGCGTGCAGAACGCCCATACCGCCGCCAGCTTCATGGCAGCTGTCTCAGCGCCTCGGTGATCAGCCCGTAAACTCCCGATTCATCGGCCCTTGTCACCAGTTGCACGTTTGGCTCGCCGTCCACGCGCACCGTTTCGCCCAGGCGTTCGCCGCTGTCGGTCATGGTTACCACGCGGGCTGCCTCCCACCCGAACAGCTCCGGCGCGAGCATCAGCGCCGCCGTGCAGGGGTCGTGCAGGGCTCCCACGCTCTGACCCAGCTTGCCGATGCGGTCCAAGTAGTCGTCAAGGAGGGCGGCGCAGGTGTGGGCGGCAGCTGTGCCGACAGCGGCAAGTTGCTGCGCCCGCTGCCGCGTCACCTGTACTTGGCGGGTCAGGTTCAGCCCGATCAGCGAGAGTTTCGCCCCGGCTTTCAGCACCACGTCGAAGGCGTGCGGGTCGGCGTAGGTGTTGAATTCGGCGCGGGGGGTGGTGTTGCCGAGTCGAGGTGCCCCGTTCTCCAGACTGCCGCCCATCACGATGATCTGCCGGGCTTCCCTCAGTACGCCGGGTCTGAGCCGCTCGGCCAGCGCCAGGTTGGTCAGCGGCCCGGTGGCCAGCACACTGATCTCGCCGGGCTGGGCGCAGAGTTGCCGGATCAGCGCCAGAGCAGCGTGTTCGCCCTGAACGGGCCGGGTCGGCTCTGGCAGTGGCACGTTCCCCAGCCCGCCGACGCCGTGAATCTGCGGCGCGTACACCGGCTCACGCACCAGCGGGGCCAGCGCCCCGGCATAGACGGGCACGTCGTCCCGGCCCGCCAGCGTCAGCAGGGCACGGGCATTGTGGGTGGTGGCGCTCAGCGGCGCGTTGCCGTGCGTCGTGGACACGCCCAGCAGTTGCACGTCTGAGCGGCCCAGCAGGGTCAGCAAAGTGATGGCGTCGTCGCTGCCGGGGTCGCAGTCATGCCAGGTCGGGAAGGAGGAGGAGGTCATGGGTTTCATTATCGGCTGTTGATGACTGCTGTGGCAGTTCCCGCATACTGCGCCGCGCGACCTGCTTTCCCGGCGTGACAATTCATTGAACGGCTGTTCAAAGAATGCTAGGGTATTTGGCGGAGGATTCACCATGTCGCAGCCTGCCGCCCCAAGATCGACGCCGCCCATAGGCATTACCGCCGTGGGCGCGTACGCCCCCGACAAGATTGTCACCAACGAGGATTTCGCTGCCCGGCTCGACACCAACGACGAATGGATCGTCTCGCACACCGGCATCCGCGAGCGCCGATTTGTCAGCGAGGGCGAGTACAGCTCGGTGCTGGGCGTGCGGGCCGTGCAGAATCTGCTGGAGCGTTTCCCTGACGCGTTGGAGGGGGTTGATGCGGTGGTCTGCGCCACCGCCACTCCCGACGCGCTGTTTCCCTCGACGGCGGCGCTGATCGCCGGGCAACTGGGCTTGCGCGGCGCGGCGGCCTTCGACGTGTCGGCGGCGTGCAGCGGCTTCGTCTACGGCTGCTCGGTGGCGCACGGCCTGATTCTGGCGGGCGCGGCCACCAAAGTGCTGATGATCGGCGCGGACACCCTCAGCCGGGTCGTGGATCAGGATGACCGGGGCACCGCCATTCTGTTCGGTGACGGCGCGGGTGCAGTGGTCATCGGCGAGGTGCCGCCGGGCTACGGCTTCGAGTCGTTCGTGCTGGGGGCCGACGGCTCGGGTGCCGACAGCCTGTATATCCGCTGCATGGCGACCCAGCTGCCCAGCGGCCTTCAGATGGGCGAATTCACCGGCATGAATGGCCGCGAGGTCTTCAAATTCGCGGTGCGGGTCATGGTGGACAGTGGCAAGGCGGCCATGCACAAGGCCGGGCTGAGTGCCAGCGACGTGGACTGGCTGATTCCCCACCAGGCCAATATCCGCATCATTCAACCGGCTTGCGACCGCCTGGGCATTCCACTCAGCAAAACGGTGGTCAATCTGGAGCGCTACGGCAACACTTCCGCCGGATCGGTGCCGCTGGCCCTGGCAGAGGCCGTTCAAGACGGGCGCATTAAAGACGGCCAGCAGGTGCTGATGGTGGCCTTCGGCGGCGGCCTGAGCTGGGGCGCGGGCACTTTCAAGTGGTATGACAGCACCAAGCATCAGGCGGCCAGATCAGTGCCCGCCGAGGTCACGGCGTGAAGATCGCGGCTCTCTTCCCCGGTCAGGGGTCGCATGCTGTCGGCATGAGCGCCGATCTGCTGGCCGACTTTCCCGCCGCCCGCGCCGTGTTCGAGGCGGCCGAGGCGACGCTGCCGGGCCTGCGTGCCCTGATCGAAACCGGGCCGCTCGACGCCCTGACCCTGACCGCCAACCAGCAGCCCGCCCTGGTGACGGCCAGCCTCGCCGCCTACCGGGCCTGGCAGGCGCACACGGGCCTGACGCCCTTCGCGGCGGCGGGCCACAGTCTGGGCGAGTACAGCGCCCACGTCGCCGCCGGAACCCTGGAGTTGGAAGTGGCCCTGCGGCTGACCCGCCGGCGCGGTGAGCTGATGCAGGAAGCAGTGCCGGTCGGCGTCGGCGCAATGGCGGCCATCATGGGCGATCCGGGCGCGGTGGAGGAAGTCTGCGCGGGTATTGAAGGGGTGCAGCCCGCCAACTACAACGCGCCCACCCAGACCGTCATTTCCGGTGAGAAGGCGGCAGTGGACGCAGCAGCGGCCCAGCTCAAAGCACGCGGCCTTAAAGCCATTCCCTTGAAAGTCAGCGCCCCCTTTCATTGCGCGCTGATGCAGCCCGCTGCTGAGGCGCTGGCTCCCGATTTGCGGGCCGGGCCACTCGGCCAGATGGCCTTTCCGGTGGTGGCAAATGTGAACGCCCAGGCCATCAGCGAGGCTGTGCAGGTGCCGGAGCTGCTCATCGACCAGATCACCGGCAGCGTCAGGTGGGTGCAGAGCGTTCGCCGACTGGCCGACATGGGCGTGGACGTGTTCGTGGAGTTCGGGCCGGGCACTGTGCTGACTGGACTCGTGAAGCGAATTTTGCCCGAAGCGCGGGTCATGAATGTGGGGAACTTGAGCCAGGTGCAGGAGTTTTCGCTGTAGGGCGCGGCTTCACACGTGCCGAAAAGGCCTTCTGGCTTGCGTCGCAGTTCAGCAGCATAGACAATGACTTATTATGAAATTGCTTGCTCCTGCCTTACTCATGATGGCGGCGGTCACGGCCTGTAACCGGGACGTGGGATTCAAACCACTCCCCATTTCCCTGGCCACCCATCCCAGCGTGCTGCGCGGAACGTGGAATGGTAGCACCACCAGCCAGGCATTGGGCCTGCAACTGACCGCCACTTACGACACGACCCGCCAGTATCAGGTATCTGGAACGGGCAGTCTGGACAGTGAGGCGCTGACGGTGGCGGGTACGGTGAACGGCGGTTCGCTGCACAGCTACTTGAAAGCCCAGAATTCACCTGCTCCAGAATTTGCTGATCTGACTTTGAAGCGCTCGGGCAAGACCGATCTGAAACTGACCTGCTCTGCCGACAGCAGGGACGCGACGCTTGTCTACTGGTTCTGGCAATGTTCCCTGCCAGGCGAGACGACTTTATTCGAGCTGACGAAAGGAACTCCATGACCAACCCAACCATCCCCCAACGCGTCGCTCTCATCACCGGAGCTGGGCGTGGCCTCGGTAGAGCGATGGCCCTCAAACTGGCCGCTGACGGCTTTGCGGTGGCCGTTCACTACGGGCGCAGCAGCCAGGAAGCCGAGGCGCTGGCCGAGCAGATTCGCGCGGCGGGCGGCGTCGCCCAGACCTTCAAGGCTGACCTCTCGGTGCCTGCCAACGCGGGCAAACTGGTGGAGGACGTGGCGGTCCAGATGGGCGGCCTGCATGTGCTGGTCAACAACGCCGGAATCACCCGCGATGGCCTCGCCATCCGCATGAAGGACGAGGACTGGGACGCCGTCATTCAGACCAACCTGAGCAGTGCTTTCGCCGCCTGCCGGGCCGCCATCAAGATCATGATGCGGGCGAAAAGCGGACGAATCATCAATGTGTCCAGCGTGGTGGGTCTGATGGGCAACCCCGGTCAGGCCAATTACGTCGCCAGCAAGGCGGGCCTGATCGGGCTGACCAAGGCGCTCGCCAAGGAGTACGGAGGCCGCAACATCACCGTGAACGCACTGGCCCCCGGATTTATCGCCTCCGACATGACCGACGCCCTGAGCGAAACCCAGAAGGCGGGCTACGTGGCCGCCATTCCGCTGGGTCGCCTGGGCCAGCCAGAGGATGTGGCCGCGTTGGTGGGCTTCCTCGCCTCCGATGCGGCGGGCTATATCACCGGGCAGGTCATCGGGGTGGACGGCGGGCTGTATCCGCACTGAGGGGGCAGTTTATTTGCAG
This portion of the Deinococcus rubellus genome encodes:
- a CDS encoding beta-ketoacyl-ACP synthase III is translated as MSQPAAPRSTPPIGITAVGAYAPDKIVTNEDFAARLDTNDEWIVSHTGIRERRFVSEGEYSSVLGVRAVQNLLERFPDALEGVDAVVCATATPDALFPSTAALIAGQLGLRGAAAFDVSAACSGFVYGCSVAHGLILAGAATKVLMIGADTLSRVVDQDDRGTAILFGDGAGAVVIGEVPPGYGFESFVLGADGSGADSLYIRCMATQLPSGLQMGEFTGMNGREVFKFAVRVMVDSGKAAMHKAGLSASDVDWLIPHQANIRIIQPACDRLGIPLSKTVVNLERYGNTSAGSVPLALAEAVQDGRIKDGQQVLMVAFGGGLSWGAGTFKWYDSTKHQAARSVPAEVTA
- the fabD gene encoding ACP S-malonyltransferase encodes the protein MSADLLADFPAARAVFEAAEATLPGLRALIETGPLDALTLTANQQPALVTASLAAYRAWQAHTGLTPFAAAGHSLGEYSAHVAAGTLELEVALRLTRRRGELMQEAVPVGVGAMAAIMGDPGAVEEVCAGIEGVQPANYNAPTQTVISGEKAAVDAAAAQLKARGLKAIPLKVSAPFHCALMQPAAEALAPDLRAGPLGQMAFPVVANVNAQAISEAVQVPELLIDQITGSVRWVQSVRRLADMGVDVFVEFGPGTVLTGLVKRILPEARVMNVGNLSQVQEFSL
- the fabG gene encoding 3-oxoacyl-[acyl-carrier-protein] reductase codes for the protein MTNPTIPQRVALITGAGRGLGRAMALKLAADGFAVAVHYGRSSQEAEALAEQIRAAGGVAQTFKADLSVPANAGKLVEDVAVQMGGLHVLVNNAGITRDGLAIRMKDEDWDAVIQTNLSSAFAACRAAIKIMMRAKSGRIINVSSVVGLMGNPGQANYVASKAGLIGLTKALAKEYGGRNITVNALAPGFIASDMTDALSETQKAGYVAAIPLGRLGQPEDVAALVGFLASDAAGYITGQVIGVDGGLYPH
- a CDS encoding nucleoside hydrolase → MTSSSFPTWHDCDPGSDDAITLLTLLGRSDVQLLGVSTTHGNAPLSATTHNARALLTLAGRDDVPVYAGALAPLVREPVYAPQIHGVGGLGNVPLPEPTRPVQGEHAALALIRQLCAQPGEISVLATGPLTNLALAERLRPGVLREARQIIVMGGSLENGAPRLGNTTPRAEFNTYADPHAFDVVLKAGAKLSLIGLNLTRQVQVTRQRAQQLAAVGTAAAHTCAALLDDYLDRIGKLGQSVGALHDPCTAALMLAPELFGWEAARVVTMTDSGERLGETVRVDGEPNVQLVTRADESGVYGLITEALRQLP
- a CDS encoding V-type ATP synthase subunit D, with translation MMADISPTRSALLAAKASLKTATSGADLLKRKRDALIGEFFALIKDALAAREELSGVSKGAYVSLFSAKAWDSPEAVESLSLAQGSEYSVNMEIESIYGVKVPKMQIPERNTAAAFSPINVGSRTIQAATDFQTVMSALVKVAATETKLRRIGEEIKKTSRRVNALEQVVIPGVLNEIRFIRGVLDQREREESFRLKKIKAKLEREAAANKKAAKEAQAAD
- a CDS encoding V-type ATP synthase subunit B, which encodes MTLLQKEYNDVAYISGPLLFVNAASDLAYNAIVNIKDGNGRIRGGQVIEVSDEHAVIQIFEDTRGLDLATASVSLVEDVARLGVSKDMIGRRFDGLGRPIDGLPNVIADERRSINGQAMNPASRAKPEEFIQTGISTIDINTSLIRGQKLPIFSGSGLPHNELAAQIARQAKVPGSDEPFAVVFAAMGLTQREVSFFTQEFERTGALARAVLFLNKADDPTVERILTPRMALTTAEYLAFEHGYHVLVILTDLTNYCEALREIGGAREEIPGRRGFPGYMYTDLASLYERAGVIQGKPGSVTQLPILSMPDDDITHPIPDLTGYITEGQIVVDRTLNSKGIFPPINPLPSLSRLMGNGIGKGKTRADHKNVSDQLFAAYANGLDLRKLVAITGEDALTENDKLFLRFAEDFENYFIGQGGQDRSIEDSMTVAWGILSKLPQSQLTRIGKDSIDKYYGTKVDEMWKGNRM
- a CDS encoding V-type ATP synthase subunit A, whose translation is MTQHKQGVIERIAGPAVIGRNMYGAKMFDIVRVGDERLVGEIIRLDGDTAFVQVYEDTSGLTVGEPIVSTGLPLSVELGPGMLNGIYDGIQRPLDKIREQSGDFIARGIEVSSLDRDRKWPFTPSVQVGDEVTGSAILGTVPEFSFTHKILTPPDKKGRIKSIVAAGDYTIDDTIAELEDGTKLRLAHYWPVRAARPVALKKDPSLPFLTGMRILDVLFPLVMGGAAAIPGPFGSGKTVTQQSVAKYGNADIVVYVGCGERGNEMTDVLVEFPELEDPKTGGPLMHRTILIANTSNMPVAAREASVYTGITLAEYFRDQGYSVSLMADSTSRWAEALREISSRLEEMPAEEGYPPYLSARLAAFYERAGAVKTLAGEDGAVSVIGAVSPAGGDMSEPVTQATLRITGAFWRLDAGLARRRHFPAINWNGSYSLFTPILDSWYRANVGEDFPELRQRIQNLLQQEASLQEVVQLVGPDALQDSERLVIEAGRMLRQDFLQQNGFDPVDASASMPKNYGLMKMMLKFYDEADASLKNGATIDEIIQNPVIEKLSRARYVAEADFMAYAEGVMDELDTTFKTKSAQGVKA
- a CDS encoding HD domain-containing protein yields the protein MKLAAVWAFCTPFYSEAGRAYHNLHHVEHMLVALKSRTDLLLPLELAVWGHDLIYDPARNDNEERSAQVFGEWLTVQGASPELRQEVAALILATRHDTPPQTPTAALIVDADLAVFGAADADFWAYEQSIRQEYAFVPWPAYRSGRQAILQHFLSQEQVYSTPEFAGLEAAARAHLEAAARKLADSPEE